A stretch of the Vitis riparia cultivar Riparia Gloire de Montpellier isolate 1030 chromosome 13, EGFV_Vit.rip_1.0, whole genome shotgun sequence genome encodes the following:
- the LOC117928593 gene encoding 18.1 kDa class I heat shock protein-like, with protein sequence MSLISSVLGSGRRSNIFDPFSLDIWDPFEGFPFTTPLANVPSSTRETSAFTNARIDWKETPEAHVFKADLPGLKKEEVKVEVEEGRVLQISGERSKEQEEKKDKWHRVERSSGKFLRRFRLPENAKMDEVKASLENGVLTVTVPKEEVKKAEVKAIQISG encoded by the coding sequence ATGTCGCTCATTTCAAGTGTTCTTGGTAGTGGCCGCCGAAGCAACATCTTCGATCCCTTTTCTCTGGACATCTGGGATCCCTTTGAAGGATTTCCCTTCACCACCCCTCTCGCCAACGTCCCCTCCTCGACTCGCGAGACCTCTGCCTTTACAAACGCACGCATTGACTGGAAAGAGACTCCTGAAGCTCACGTCTTCAAGGCTGATCTTCCGGGGTTGAAGAAAGAGGAGGTGAAGGTCGAGGTTGAAGAGGGCAGAGTGCTGCAGATTAGCGGAGAAAGGAGTAAGGAGcaagaggaaaagaaagacAAGTGGCATCGGGTGGAGAGGAGCAGCGGCAAGTTCCTTCGTCGGTTCAGGTTGCCGGAGAATGCAAAGATGGATGAAGTTAAAGCTAGCCTGGAGAATGGTGTGCTAACCGTGACTGTCCCAAAAGAAGAGGTGAAGAAGGCTGAGGTGAAGGCCATCCAGATATCTGGCTAA
- the LOC117928588 gene encoding 7-deoxyloganetic acid glucosyltransferase-like, translating into MDQGSVSPHVLIFPFPIQGNINSMLKLAELLCLADIQVTFLNCHYPHRRLLSYSNIQARFSRYPGFRFETISDGLPMEHPRTAEQFLDVVDGVKTTTAPLFMEMMISWCRSASDTRSPLTCIIADGLMSFAIDVANEVGLPVIIFRPISACSFWAYFSLPQLIEAGEVPPRGGDMDRLVASVPGMEGFHRRRHLPSSGRVNDVAYPGLQHLMKIFRQAQRAHSLVINTFDDLEGPVLSQIRDQYPRTYAIGPLHAHLKSKLASETSTFQSSNSFRKEDKSCIPWLDRQPPKSVIYVSFGSLAIITKDELGEFWHGLVNSGNRFLWVIRPDALVGKDEERQTPAELLEGTKDRGYVVGWAPQEEVLKHPAVGGFLTHGGWNSTLESIVEGLPMICWPYFADQQINSRFVSHVWKLGMDMKDSCDRVTVEKMVRDLMVEKRDEFMKAADTLATLAKKCVGEGGSSSCNLNSLIEDIRLLST; encoded by the exons ATGGATCAAGGGTCGGTCTCTCCTCATGTCCTCATCTTCCCATTCCCCATACAAGGCAACATCAACTCCATGCTCAAGCTCGCCGAACTTCTTTGCCTTGCCGACATCCAAGTCACCTTCCTCAACTGCCACTATCCCCACCGCCGCCTCCTCTCTTATTCCAATATTCAGGCTAGGTTCTCACGCTATCCCGGCTTTCGGTTTGAGACAATTTCCGATGGGCTGCCGATGGAGCATCCTCGCACCGCTGAACAATTCTTGGATGTTGTTGATGGAGTAAAAACTACAACCGCACCACTCTTTATGGAGATGATGATTTCGTGGTGCCGGAGTGCGTCTGATACGCGCTCGCCTCTGACCTGTATCATAGCAGATGGGCTCATGAGTTTCGCAATTGATGTTGCCAACGAAGTCGGACTTCCCGTCATTATTTTCCGTCCTATCAGTGCTTGTTCCTTCTGGGCATATTTCTCTTTACCCCAACTCATTGAAGCTGGCGAAGTCCCTCCCAGAG GTGGTGATATGGATCGGCTGGTAGCCAGTGTGCCTGGCATGGAAGGCTTTCATCGACGTCGACACCTCCCAAGTTCGGGCCGAGTCAATGACGTGGCTTACCCAGGTCTCCAAcatctaatgaaaatttttcgaCAGGCCCAGCGAGCCCACTCGCTCGTTATCAATACGTTTGATGATCTAGAAGGACCGGTTCTCTCTCAAATACGCGATCAATATCCGAGAACCTACGCCATTGGACCTCTCCACGCACACCTCAAATCCAAGCTCGCATCTGAAACTTCCACGTTCCAGTCTTCCAACAGTTTCCGGAAAGAAGACAAAAGCTGCATACCGTGGCTTGACCGCCAGCCCCCGAAATCTGTCATCTACGTAAGCTTCGGTAGTTTAGCTATTATTACAAAGGACGAGCTGGGAGAGTTCTGGCACGGTTTGGTCAATAGCGGTAACCGCTTCCTCTGGGTCATACGACCAGATGCTCTTGTCGGAAAAGATGAAGAGCGTCAGACTCCGGCAGAACTCTTGGAAGGGACAAAAGATAGGGGTTATGTAGTGGGCTGGGCTCCCCAAGAAGAGGTTCTGAAACACCCAGCCGTGGGTGGGTTTCTGACCCACGGTGGGTGGAACTCCACGCTTGAGAGTATAGTGGAGGGCCTGCCAATGATATGCTGGCCCTACTTTGCTGACCAGCAGATCAACAGTAGGTTCGTGAGCCATGTTTGGAAGCTTGGAATGGACATGAAAGACAGTTGTGATAGAGTTACCGTTGAGAAGATGGTGAGAGATTTAATGGTAGAAAAGAGGGATGAATTCATGAAGGCAGCTGATACCTTGGCCACATTAGCTAAAAAATGTGTGGGTGAAGGTGGGTCCTCATCCTGTAACTTGAACAGTTTGATCGAGGATATAAGATTGTTGAGCACCTGA